The Treponema sp. Marseille-Q3903 genomic interval GAAAAATCTGACTGATTATTTTAGAAAAAAATTAAACGCAGAAGATTCTGCTCAAATTATAAAACGGGCGGAAAAATTTTTCGAAAGCGATGAGGCTGTTGTGGCTGAATCATGGGCATCTGATAGAGACAGAGGCGGGCTTGGAGTTTACTTTTCGACATATACGTCAGGGCTTCTTTTGAGCGTAGCCCATCCGGGTGAATACACAAAAGGAAAATACGCAAATCAGATTCAGTTTGTAAAAGACAGCAACGGCTATGTTCCCGACACGAAGATGGGGGTAAGTCTTTTAAACAAACTTTTTTACTCAGGATACAATTAATTTTTTAGGAGGGTTTATGAAAAAAATACGAGGAATCTTATTTATCATTTTGTTATCGTTTCTTTCTGTAAATGTTCTTTACGCAAAAAAAAATAAACCGAGCAATAACAACGAGAGTTCTTCAAATAGCAAAACATCAGGTAGCGGGAAAGCAAAAGATAATTATAACAAATCTACGCAAAATTCAGGGAATGCTACAAGTACTGCAAACGGAGCAAAAAGCGCTGCTGTGGAAGCAAAGAAAGCGCTTGAAAAAAAAGATAAGGCAGCTGCAAGAGTAAAACTAGCAAAAGCCAAAGAGGAAGCTTCAAAAGCTAGAAATGATCTTGCAAAAGCGAAAGCCGAAGAAAAACGTGCTAAATTACAAGCTGCAAAAGAAAGAGCCGCAATGGCGAGGGCGAACTCAAAGGATATTGAGGCGGTTAATAAAGAATTGTATGAAGCAGAAGTTGAAGCGACACAGGCTCTTCGAGATGCGGAGGACGCTTCTATCGATGCGGCTCGTGCAATTCGAGAAGTGGAAGAATCCCTTGATGAGTTTGGCGAGCTCAAAGCGGCCGCAGAAGATGCACAAAATGCTGCTGACGAAGTTGAGAAAGCTTCTAACGAATTGAGAAACATGGAAAATAAAGTTTTGAATGAAGAAGAAAATAGATTAAAAGAAGTATATGACAATATGTTAAAAATTAAAACAGTTTTGGGTCCCGACGAGAGGAAGGCGTTTTCCGACTGGTATAATAGACAGAAAGAGAATCTTAAAACAAAAGTAAAAGATGATCCGAGAGTTAAAGAAAAATATCGTGAACTTGAAAAAAAATGCGATTATGCAAAGACCATGTATAAAAATCTGGGTGATACCTACAGAAAATACAATATGGTTGGAGACCCTGTCAACATCGCAGATGGAAGTTATTCTTGGTCGAACGATGATTTTACAGCGACGTGCTATCAATCATCCTTTTTGATAAAGCGAAGCTTTTGTGAAAATAAATCTGTAGAATCGTTCGGGAAAGGCTGGACGTGCCCTTTTGATTCTCGAATTGTAAGGTGCGTTTTTGATGATTATGACAAAGATATAAAAAACGCTGAAGAAAAAATCGCTCTTGCTGCGAGAATGAAAGCGATTTGCGACAAATACAACAGAGATTTTCCAAATTACCCCGATGACATTTTGATTTCCTACGAAATAAAAGCTAAAAACATCGGTGCTGTTTTTGAAGGTGTAAAACAATACTGTGTGCAGAGAAACAATTTGAGAAATTTTCTTATCGATAAAAACAAATATGTCACGTACGGAAGATTTTCGAATCCGGAAAGTTATAGCGGCTTTGAAAACAACTTGAAACTCCTCGACGAAGATGGCAGTGAACATTTTTTTTCATACGATTCAAACGGAAAATGGAAGACTCTTTCAAAATTGTCTTCGCTGAACATGACGCTTTATGGGCTCGATCAAAACGGAAATATCGCATCTGACGACAACACTGACGGCGGATATCTTTTAAAATTTTCAGATGGAAACAAGATTTATTATTCAAAATATGGCGTGCTGGAGAAAAAAGTCGATAGGAACAACAACGTAACTCAATACAAAAATATCGGCGGGCGGATAAACGAAATAATTCTTGCAAACGGAGAGCGTATCAGCGTAAAGAGAGACGGTTCTAACTTTATAACAGAGATTTCAAGCGATGTTTATGGGAAATCGACTTATTCATACAATGCGAACACCTTGAAAACCATCACAGACAATTCAGGTTATAATTTTGGATATCAGTACAATCAAAACTTAAATCTAACTAAAATTATCCGCGGTGACGGAAGCAGTATCTCTATCAACTATGAATACAATCCGCTGCTTTTAAAAAATGTATGTGCCGCAGTTGCTACCGATTCCGGTTTAACCGAAAAATTTTCCCTCGATGTTGCAAAACGACAGATGATTCATACTTCTTATTCCGGAAAAAACGAAATAAGCCGTTTTAACAATTATGGAAGCCCAGTCGAAGTCATCGATATTTACGGTAACAGAACGTTATTTGAATATAATTCTGACAATCTGATTATGACAGTTTCCGAATGCGGCGTAAAAAAACATCTTCTTTATGATGATAAATTGCGTTTGATATCGGTTTGTTATGACGGCGGCGGAGCAACTCATTTTAAATACAATGATTTCAATCAGCTCACGCAGATAACTGATTCCGATAATTTTTCGAGAACGTATCAATACGACAAAAAAGGAAATTTGCTCTTTGAGTATTTTAATGGCGATAAAGTCGCCGAGTATGAATACAATGAAAAAGGTCAAAAAATCAGGGAGAGGAACAAAAATTTTGAAATCGAATACGAATATGATAGATACGGAAATCTGACTAAACAAAAAAATGTAGAACTCAATGGCAATCGAAGGATATTTATAAACTCCTATCAATACGATTCTCAAAACAGGCTTATAAAATATTCCGATGAAAACGGTCATTTTGTAAAATATCAATATGGAGAAAATTCCGTAACGCAGATTTGTGACAATTCAAGAAAAATTGAGCGAAAATACGATAAACGAAAACTTGAAAAGGAATCTGTGATTTTCGATTTAGTCAGCGGCAAAAAATATGAAGTGCGAAAAACTTATGATGAGCGCAATAATCTTGTGAAGAAATACATCGATGGGCAATTATCAGAAGAATATGTGTACGATGATGACAATGTTCTCGTATGCGAAACTAAATGGAACATCCCTCACAAAGATTCACCGATAGAAAGATTTTTTTGCAAAACAGATTATATTTACGACAGCAAAGGATTTGTCAAAACTGTAAAAAAATATGATTCAAAAACAAAGGCGGAAGTTGCCTATCACAAAAAAGTTGACGAGCGTTCTGAAAATACCGTTATCACTCAGACAGATCCGTCAGGGTTCACTTTGAAAAACACTTTTGACAAATTTGGAAGAATAATCAAAGAAGAGGCGAGCGACGGAACTGTGAGGATAATTAGATATTCTAAAGCTGGAAGAATTAAGCGGATAGACGTAAACGATTTTACTTCTTTAGAATATTTTTACAACAATGATGGAAGCTATTATACGATAAAATCGACAAAAAACGGTAAATCGGAGAGATGTGATTATGATTTTAATGACAATCTTATATCTGTAAAAGATTTCTCAGGTTTGGAATTTTCTTATCAATACGATTCTGCAGGCGATTTGATTTACAAAAAAACTCCTTCGTATGA includes:
- a CDS encoding RHS repeat-associated core domain-containing protein — protein: MKKIRGILFIILLSFLSVNVLYAKKNKPSNNNESSSNSKTSGSGKAKDNYNKSTQNSGNATSTANGAKSAAVEAKKALEKKDKAAARVKLAKAKEEASKARNDLAKAKAEEKRAKLQAAKERAAMARANSKDIEAVNKELYEAEVEATQALRDAEDASIDAARAIREVEESLDEFGELKAAAEDAQNAADEVEKASNELRNMENKVLNEEENRLKEVYDNMLKIKTVLGPDERKAFSDWYNRQKENLKTKVKDDPRVKEKYRELEKKCDYAKTMYKNLGDTYRKYNMVGDPVNIADGSYSWSNDDFTATCYQSSFLIKRSFCENKSVESFGKGWTCPFDSRIVRCVFDDYDKDIKNAEEKIALAARMKAICDKYNRDFPNYPDDILISYEIKAKNIGAVFEGVKQYCVQRNNLRNFLIDKNKYVTYGRFSNPESYSGFENNLKLLDEDGSEHFFSYDSNGKWKTLSKLSSLNMTLYGLDQNGNIASDDNTDGGYLLKFSDGNKIYYSKYGVLEKKVDRNNNVTQYKNIGGRINEIILANGERISVKRDGSNFITEISSDVYGKSTYSYNANTLKTITDNSGYNFGYQYNQNLNLTKIIRGDGSSISINYEYNPLLLKNVCAAVATDSGLTEKFSLDVAKRQMIHTSYSGKNEISRFNNYGSPVEVIDIYGNRTLFEYNSDNLIMTVSECGVKKHLLYDDKLRLISVCYDGGGATHFKYNDFNQLTQITDSDNFSRTYQYDKKGNLLFEYFNGDKVAEYEYNEKGQKIRERNKNFEIEYEYDRYGNLTKQKNVELNGNRRIFINSYQYDSQNRLIKYSDENGHFVKYQYGENSVTQICDNSRKIERKYDKRKLEKESVIFDLVSGKKYEVRKTYDERNNLVKKYIDGQLSEEYVYDDDNVLVCETKWNIPHKDSPIERFFCKTDYIYDSKGFVKTVKKYDSKTKAEVAYHKKVDERSENTVITQTDPSGFTLKNTFDKFGRIIKEEASDGTVRIIRYSKAGRIKRIDVNDFTSLEYFYNNDGSYYTIKSTKNGKSERCDYDFNDNLISVKDFSGLEFSYQYDSAGDLIYKKTPSYEIKLTRDDYRRVIKEKIESTSFGSESRFSSEIEYVYDDSANAVFEKHGGACCRITRFDGFGNMIERTDEKGHQIFIYNYRGECIENVDGNQNKTIFDYSPEGKICYIKYPDGIEEFPLDNQSKKYDSATRTIEIKDAFGAESKIIFNKDNQISSKTDSKTGTYIYSCSEDKNLYRKTIEIKKENGASRQYNYDFEGNLISERNEVGKVQSYVYDGEHNVVELTNFSGKKDSFKHDFSNNTETFSYSDGNWAKISRNPLGLITKMEGNSFCYRYQYDDYGKLLKFIDDKTDVEVEYKYDVYGRCIEKKSPNFVFIYQYDECGRINKISENISGIGIDIKYDSRSRKTEMVYSNGIETRWKYNKIGLLESCVTKNQIGEILNADFILYDENNRINFVCDKDGNYRKYDYDNDGKLISEKQKLTPDIVEFYKNEAIDCGLYLDSKNTGAAVFNIDYSDYDAINQVMKNAGIENVKVQLNQPVWVQNYQYTSEGNVKSAENIFGKISYEYDIAGRLCLKRCQNTESEGMKFEWDDDNCLTKISNKDKEILFVYNSQKRPVSIIEKDIALNEYKVDEYKYDAFGRRIQHTDSDGVVKNIVYDGFLTCVLECYVLMENGESNIKYAAGNVDYGDDFDNFRRVDDSKYKAFENSKGLHPPVVETYPETYKSFDSSQFDISQNEKKSKTKSAKNDNSYAVLNFACVPLVYINFSSAKNSCDEKEYAVVDFKENCSAFCKNDSFSVDFNVYDAWGNIINNSETASYSLSSSYNSGFCFYDLGYRDYFPQLKCFSSLDPIRAGNNWFAFCAGDPVNYFDVQGFDINNVAQNHTMQDYNDINLGNSHEEKIAKYGCYLISLADIIAQMNKDLGLDNEHKNKYEDPLIANSDSDLFSANSGDLKGDHAMDKLFGEGNWKTYNGENSTTCERDLALYMANVLPRNYYAVGVFDLSEACPKAVNHMVVLNGLPDENGYFDESSITVSSENDTKRLNDDQKKLAYRSGNLKEVRLISDSHDFCKK